The following DNA comes from Mycobacteroides immunogenum.
AGGGCGAAGCACTTTCGACCCTGGTCGTCAACAAGATCCGTGGCACCTTCAAGTCCGTCGCCGTCAAGGCCCCGGGCTTCGGCGACCGCCGCAAGGCCATGCTGCAGGACATCGCGATCCTCACCGGCGGACAGGTCATCAGCGAAGAGGTCGGCCTCTCCCTGGAGACCGCCGGCGTCGAGCTGCTCGGCACTGCCCGCAAGGTCGTCGTCACCAAGGACGAGACCACCGTCATCGAGGGTGCAGGCGATGCCGACGCGATCCAGGGCCGTGTCGCCCAGATTCGTGCCGAGATCGAGAACAGCGATTCCGACTACGACCGCGAGAAGCTGCAGGAGCGCCTGGCCAAGCTGGCCGGCGGTGTTGCGGTGATCAAGGCCGGAGCTGCCACCGAGGTGGAGCTCAAGGAGCGCAAGCACCGCATCGAGGACGCCGTTCGCAACGCGAAGGCCGCCGTCGAAGAGGGCATCGTCGCCGGTGGTGGCGTCGCCCTGCTGCAGGCTGCCCCCGCGCTGGACTCGCTCTCGCTCGAGGGTGACGAGGCCACTGGTGCCAACATCGTGCGTGTGGGGCTGTCGGCTCCGCTGAAGCAGATCGCCTTCAACGGTGGACTGGAGCCGGGTGTCGTCGCAGAGAAGGTCGCGAACCTTCCTGCGGGTCACGGCCTGAACGCGGCGACCAACGTGTACGAGGACCTGCTCGCGGCCGGCGTTGCCGACCCCGTGAAGGTGACCCGCTCGGCGCTGCAGAACGCGGCGTCCATCGCGGCGCTGTTCCTCACCACTGAGGCCGTCGTTGCCGACAAGCCGGAGAAGGCCGCCGCACCTGCGGGCGACCCGACCGGTGGCATGGGTGGCATGGACTTCTAAGTCCCCAACGAAAAGGCCCGGCCTGCCTGGAGAAATCCAGTGCAGACCGGGCCTTTTTCGTTGTTGATTCAGCGCCGAGTGGGAATCTGGCGCGGGAAATTGGCGCGATTCCCTCGCGAGATTCCCACTCGGGGTTGTTACACCGGCGCGGGCGCGATGACCCCTCCGGTGAGACGCCGATAGGTGTAGACGTGGATCAGCCCGGTGAGCGCCAGCTGCATCGGGATGGTGATCAAACCTCCGAAACCACATGTGATGGACGCAGCCATGCTTGCGGCGAAGCTGATCAAGGCCGCGATGAGGTAGACCAAGAAGACTGGGCCAAGATTGTCCTTCACGATCTGGAAACTCGCCTTGATCGCGTCGACTGGGCCCAGTCCGCGATCGACGGTGAAGAACACCGCGTACTGCGCAAAGAACGCAAAGACGATGCCCGGGATGATCAAGAGGAAGAACCCGATCACGGTGCCGAGGCCGACCAGCAATGCGGTGCCGACAAACGCGCCGAAGCTGCGGGCCCTGAAGAAGGTACCGAAGCTGATCGGTTTGCCATCGGCGACATCAAGATTGGCGGTCGTGATGGATGCGGCCATGTAGAGCCCGACCGCAGCGACAGCGATGCCCACGATGAACATCAGCACGGATGCGCCTGCGCCCAGGCTTGAGGAGCTTTCGTAGGAGTAGGACGCCGAGTCTTCGTCGTAGGTTCCGCTTCCGGTGGTAGCCATCATCGCGCCCACGGCGATGAAGTAGACGATCCCGACCGGCAGGCCGATGGCGAGGAACCAGACCAGATACGGGGGAATGAATGTCCCGAAGCGCTTGGTGACTTGCGCCCAGGACCAATTCCATGACTCGCCGGCATTGAACGGTCCCTGCGGTGGCCACGGGGCCTGTGGCGGCGGTTGATATCCCGGCGGCGGCTGATTCGCATATCCCGGAGGGGGCTGATTCGGGTTGTACGCAGACGGATCGCCCGAAGCAGGCGGCTCCTGTGGTGGATAGGTCACGTGGCAAGGTTAGCAACAGAGAAGTTTGCTAAACATTGAATGCGGGAAGTGTCGTAAGGGTGTGCGGCTCCGGGGTGTCGCACCGCCAGGTCTAGTTGCGGTGCCTCGCAGAATGCGGTGATAGTCTCGGTTCGCCAGGGCGGATCTTGCTTGCTGGAGAGGGGGCGGTTGGTGTTCGGCTATCGCGAAGATGGGGCACGGGCGTGACGCAGCCGCCGTCGCAGTTTGGCGGACCAAATCCTATTGACGGACCGGGCAATCCCGCACCGCAGCACGGCGGACCGCAATTCGGGGGACCGGCGCCGGTGGGTGTGCCGCAGCCTGATCCCGCGGCCTACGGGCCGCCGCCGAACTTTGGGCCGCCTCCACAGCAGCCGGGCTGGCCCAACCAGTTTGGTGGGCAGCCGCCGCAGTATCAGCAATTCGGACCGCCACCGGGTGCGCCGCAGAAGAATCGGCGGGCCCTGGTGGTCACCGGGGTGGCGACCGGCGTGGTGCTGCTGGTGGTGGCCATCGTGGTCGGAATCGTGTCCTTCTCCGGCGGCGGCGATGGTGAGACGAGCCCGGCCGGGGGCGCGGCCACCGCAGAGGCCGCGGTGAAGGGATACCTGGAGGCGTTGTCCAAGGGCGATGCCGAAGCGGCCCTATCCTTTTCGTCGGACCAGCCGGCGTCCAAGGAGTTTCTCACCGACGACATCCTGAAGAAGCAGATCGCGAAGTGGCCGATAGGGAACATTCGCATCCTCAATTCCGAGGACATGGGCGGTGTGATGGCCCGCGTGCACGTGGCCGCCAACTTCGGTGATCAAACCTCCGACGAGACAATTCTTGTCAAGAAGACCGACGGATCCTGGAAGCTGAGCACCGCGGCGGTCAAGCTGTCGCTGGATCAGAACGGCATTCTGGCCGGTGCCCTTCGCACCCTGTCTCTTTTCGGTAAGCCCGCCTCGAATATGTCTGTCGCATACGTCTTTCCGGGCTGGCTCGACATTGGATCCTCCAATAAGAATCTGACGGCGGTTTCGGCCCGTCCCGTGCTGCTGAACGGGATCTTGGTGCAGGGTGCTCCGGTCTTTCCGGGGGTAGAGATGCGGATGAGCGATGAGGGCGCCGCGGCGGTGAAGAAGGCCGTGGCCGACAACATCGCCGAGTGTGCGAAATCGACGTCCTTGGCGCCACCCGGATGCCCTCAGGCACTGCGTAATCCGGCATATGTCGACGGGACGGCCCACTGGGAGCCGCCGTCGGATGTGGACAAGGTGCAATACACCTTTACCGCGTTTGATCTGAACGTGCGGACCACCGGTGTCACAACGTGGATGCTGACAGTGCAATCCACCAACGGCAGCAGCGTGCAAGGGAGGGCGATTGTGCCGACGATGGGACAGATCGACATGACACAGGATCCGTTGGTAGTGAAGTGGTTCGGACGGTGACCGCCGCTACACAGGTGCAGCCGTCGCGACAGGAGCTCGATCAGGCACGCGCGGTCATCCAGGCTGTCGCGCAGGCGTTCTCGATCAAGGTGGTGGGACAGTCCGGACTTCAGCAGTCGCTGCTGATCGGTCTGCTCACCGGCGGCCATGTGCTGCTGGAGAGTGTCCCGGGTCTGGCCAAAACCACTGCGGCCCGGGCAATCGCCGATGCCATTCAAGCGCAGTTCCGCCGCATCCAGTGCACCCCAGACCTGCTGCCCAGTGACATCATCGGCACGCAGATCTTCGACGCCTCAAAGGGCACGTTCAAGACGCAATTGGGGCCGGTGCACGCCAACATTGTGCTGCTGGATGAGATCAACCGCTCCAGTGCGAAGACGCAGAGCGCCATGCTCGAGGCGATGGAGGAGCGGCAGACCAGCATCGCGGGAGAGATTTACAAGATCCCAGAGCCATTCCTGGTGCTGGCCACGCAGAATCCGGTTGACCAGGAAGGAACGTATCCGCTGCCGGAGGCGCAGATGGACCGGTTCATGTTCAAGGAGATCTTGACCTATCCGAACCCCGCGGAGGAGGCCGAGGTCGTGTTCAGGATCGATGCCGGGGTGTATGCGAATCACCAAGGCGCACCGGTGGCCTCAATCCAGGACATCCTTTACATCCAAGATGTGGTCCGACGTATCTACGTCGATCCCGCGATCGTGCATTACGTCACCCAGATTGTGAATGTCACCCGCAACCCCAAGCAGTACCTGCCGGCTAATCTGGCCCGGCTCATCGAATACGGTGCCAGCCCCCGTGCGACCATCGCATTCTGTAAGTCGGCGCGCGCGCTGGCGCTGTTGTCCGATCGCAATCACGTGCTTCCCGACGACATCAAGACGCTGGCACACCGGATTCTGCGGCACCGGCTGATCCTTGGATTCGAGGCGGTTGCTGAGAACGTCACAGCGGAAGTGCTGATAGACAACATTATTCAGGCCGTTCGAACCCCTTAGCCTGTCATGGGAGTGCTACTTCAACAGGTCAAGGCGGAGACGCTGACCAACAATCGCCTGACGGGCCCGACCGGACTGTCACGCGGGCTGCTCGAAGGTGAGCACCGTTCGATGTTCCACGGCCGCAGCCTGGAATTCGATGATCTGCGGCCTTACATCCTTGGCGACGACGTCCGCGACATCGATTGGCGCGCCTCGGCCCGATCCACCTCGGTACTGGTGAAACGCTTTGTGTCGTACCGGCAGCAGCGGATCCTGATGGTCGCCGACATCGGCCGCAACATGCTTGCCCGTGCGGCCGACGGCGAGTCGAAGCAACGGGTCGCGGTGAACGCGGTTGGCGTGGTGGGTCTCATCGCCAACAGCAAGGGCGATGAGATGGGACTGGTCTATGGCGATGAGCATGCGTCGGGGCGCATGCCGAATCGCCGCGGCGAGCCGCACTTGGAACACATGCTCGAAAGGATCAACAGCCGCGATATCACCACCAGCGGCCGCAGCAGCATCGCCGCGCAGCTGCGCTTTGTCGAGCGGAACTATCGACACCGGCACATCGTGTTCGTCATCTCTGATGAGCCTGATTTGTCCGACGAGCTCGACGCTGAGTTCCGTCGGCTGGCGGCGCGTCACAGCGTGTACTGGATCACCATCAAAGACGCTCCGTTGGTTGGGGTTCCAGAACTCGGCGGTGAGGGATACGACGTCGATTCGGGCCGCTCGATTCTGCGAGAAGAGATACTCGGGGGCCGGGTGATCGAGGCTTATCGACGTGCCGAGGCGCGACGGGAGGCGGCTTTCGACGAGTACGTGAATTCGTCGGCCATCCCGTGTGCACGGGTTGACGGTAGCCGCGACCTGGTCAAGGCGATCACCACGATGCTGAAGAAGGCCAGCCGTGCCAAATGACTATCTGAGATGGATAGTGGCGCCCTTGCCGTACTCGGTGCTGTGGCTGGTGCTGGGGGTCATCCTGGTGCTCTTGGTGATCGGATGGTGTGCGGGAATCTTCGTCTGGACGTTGCCCGTGGAGAAGCTGCGCACCATACCGGTGATTCGGGATATCAGTGCGTGGGTGCTGCGCCGTAAGTTCAGTGCGGCCATCGACAAGGTGCGTGCGGATCATGATGCGGGAAAACTAGATTCACGACAGGCCCACGGCGCGATGAGCCGGGTGTTGCGGACCTTTATTTACCTGCGTACCGGTGTGCGGGCTCCGTATATGTCTCTGGGTGAAGTCGCGCACAGCGGCGCGGCAGGGGCCGCTCCGGTAGTGGCACAACTGTATTCCGGACAGTTCGAGACTGCGGATGACGTCAACGTCGCGGCGACGGCCGCAGCGGTGCGGGGTGTGATCCAGTCATGGAGTTGAGATGGTGGTTTGTTGTCATCGGCGGGTTGGTCCTGCTGTTGGCCATCGTGCTGGCCGCTTCCTTCTGGCCCACACGCCAGCGGCCGCGTAGTCTTCGCCCGCTGGCGTGGGTGCAACGGCTGACCGTCCTTCCCGAGTATGTGCGGGCCTACCGTCGATATCGGATCATGTTGGCCGCCATCGCTATAGCTACCGTGGCATTTCTTCTGGCCGCGATCATCGCTACCGCGCGGCCCGTGAGTAGCGCAGCAACGGCCGCGCAGATCAACCGGGCCCACCCGGAAGACATCAACCTCTGTATCGCATACGACCCGGCTGCTCATGATGTTTCGGAAACGCTGAACTATTTCCGGGATCAGGCAAAGGCCTTCGATACGCAACGACTGGCCCTGACCTCTGCCACACTTCGGGTCATCCCCATGACTGCGGACAGTTCGTATCTGCAGGACCGGCTCGGCTATTTCGGTGGGCTCAACGCCTTGGCGGGTAAGGAAAAACCGGGGTCTGAGGACACCAAGGCGTTGCAGCGAGGGCGGCTGGAATTCTCCAGGGGAGTGGCCTACACCGACTACGCCCGCACAGTCAATGATGCTCTGGCCTTGTGTATGACCGGATTTCCGGGATTCACCAAGCCCAGCGATCACCGTCGTTCGGTGATCTTCCTGGGACCGACCGCCGAGCAACGACAAGCGCGGCCTATTTACACCGATGACAGGCTGGCCGAGTTGGCCAGGACCGCGCAGATACAGCTGAATGTTCTGACGCCCACCGCTGCCGAGGAAGGTGGTGCGGTGAAACGGCTGGCCGAGGGGACCGGTGGCCGATTCATCACCTACCTGCAAGGCGCGAAGACCGCCAGCGCGGCCGAACTGGCCGGGATCGACAAGACCTTCCGGGGTCACCTCGATGAGATTCGTGCCAACCCCCCGGCGATAACCCAGTCCGACGGCACGATCTACGTGCAGAAGGTGCAGGATCGGCCGAACGTGATCCTGGTTATCGCCTTGGGGATCGCCGTGGTCTTCGCAACCGCCTTGGCGGGGGTGCGGCGATGACCTTCCAGCCCGTACTGCCCTGGTGGATATTCATCGTGCTCGCGGTCGTCATTGTCGTGCTGCGCATGTACACCCTGTATCGGGTGTTGGTGGTGGTGGGCGGGGGCAGCCAACGCAAGGTGGTGTTGCGCTGGAGTCTGTTGACACTCGCGATTGTGTGCGTCTTCGCGGCGGCGGCACGGCCGGGGATCGAGCCGACGCGGCATGTGCTTACCGAATCGAATGCCGTCGCGGCAGCCAATAGCAATGTCAATGTCTTCTTCGTTGTCGATCGGTCCATCAATTCTCGGGCCGAAGACTACGGAAGCGGACAGTTCCGCATGGCGGGTATTCGCGCGGATATGGATGCGATCGTCAATCAGTATCCGCAAGGCCGCTTTTCCATCACCTCGTTCGCGACCGGCGCACGGGTGGATTGGCCTCTTTCTGAAGATATTTGGAGCCTGAGGGCGTTGTTGAAGGGTTACTCGGCGTACGTGGCGGAACCCGACTCGGTGTACCGCGTCCAGGTGGCGGCTGCCGGCGACGAGCTCAAGAGGCAACTCGAACTGGCTCGTCAGCAGTACCCCGGTTCAAGCAATATCGTGTTCTACCTTGGCGAGGGCGCCGGTGCGTCACGCCAGCCCGTCACGAGGTTCGATATCCCGGGCGATCTCGTCGACGGAGGCGCGGTACTCGGTTACGGAACCCCCGAGGGTGGCCGGGTGGCCAGTCAGCTCGCGGCCAACGGAGACAAGACCTACTTCCAGAATGCTGGTGGTACCGGGCCTTTTCTGTCGATCCTCGACGAACGATCCCTCAAGGACATCGCCGACCAGCTGCACGTGCGGTATGTCCATCGAATACAGGGGGATTCGATTGCCCCAGTGATTCCGGCACTGGATCCGTCGGCAACCACACGCGAGCAGCGCTCGGTATCGCTTCCCGGCAGCAGAACAGAGTTCTACTGGGTTTTCACGGGCATCGCGATGGCCCTGATGTTCTACGAGCTGTTTGCGATGGTGCGTGAATATCGCATGTCACGCATCACGAAGGTGAGGCCCACGTGACCCCGCGGGCGATTCTTGCTTTCGTGCGACGGTTCTTCACCGAAGGACCGCGCCGAAAGGTGCTGCGACGCAAGTTGGTGGCCCTTTCGGTAGTGCCCGCGCTGTTGTTACTGGGGCTCGCGCTGAAGCTCGTTGTCATGGTGAGCACCGGGTATGCCGCACAGTCGCATTACCTGGGCTATGACTCGTACTCGCTTCGGGACGATGTGCGACTTCTCAAGTCGTGGAACATCATCGACTCGTACAAGGCCTACTTCACAGAAGGTGACCGGTACGTTCTCGAGGGCAAGCTGGCAGAAGCGGAGACCGAATTCAAGCAGTCTCTCGAACGAGTGGATCCCGGGAAGTCTTGTCCGGTGCGGATCAACTTGGAAGTGGTGCTGGAAACACGCGGCGACCTCAAGTCTGCCGATCGCAAGCGGGATGAAGCCAAGAAGTTCTGGGAAGAAGCGCTCGTCGTCACTCGAGAGGCACCTGCGGGATGCTTCGACACCACGAGCGAACCCGACGGCGAGGTGCGCAAGCATCTCAACGAAACTGAACGGCGACTGCTCGACAAACTGAAGGACCCACCCGCGACGTCGACCTCACCTACCCCCACGACGTCCCCCTCTCCGCCGCCTTCTCCGTCTGATGGTGGCGGCGGTGGCGGTGGCGGTGGCAACGACCAAAATGGCGGCGACCAAAATGGCGGCGGCACCGATCAGAGCGGCGGTAGTGGCCAGGGTGGCAGCGACCAGAACGGTGAGCCCAATCAGCAACCGGGTGAACCGACTCAGGAGAGCCAAAGCCCGGGTCAGCCCACCCAGGCGCCGAATCCGATTGGACCTGATCGGATTCCCACCAACGCCGGCGGCGGCGGAAACGAGCTTCATCCCAATCAGGGCGATCCGTCAGAGGCGCTCAGGCGATCGTTGGAGAATTCGACGGCCTCGGGTACCGACACCGAATAGTCCCGACATCCATGGGTCTGGCCTGTGGTGAGGTGGCCGGCGATTCACTCCAGGCGTGATGTCGACCACTAACGACATTGTTTTCCAACGATTTCCCCCCGGCGCGCCACCGATCTTCGGTTCAGTGGGAACTTTTTGCCCGCGTTGATCGACTGCTCCCTTAGTCGCATTAGTCAGTCAAATCCGCGAGAAGGTTAGGGAGTCGATGACGCTCAACGTGAAGGGCGAGGGGCTGGGGGCGCAGGTCACCGGAATTGATCCAGGCAAGCTGGATGGCATCACCACCGAGGAGATCCGCGAACTCGTCTATCGGCATAAGCTCGTCGTCCTCAAGGGTGTGCACCCCACGCCCGAGCAATTTATCCAACTCGGGCGGCTGATCGGCGAGATCGTGCCCTACTACGAGCCCGTCTATCATCATCAGGATCACCCCGAGATCTTTGTGTCTTCTACCGAAGAGGGCCAAGGAGTTCCGCGAACCGGCGCGTTCTGGCACGTGGACTACATGTTCATGCCGAAACCGTTCGCGTTCTCCATGGTGTTGCCGTTGGCGGTGCCGGGGCACGACCGCGGAACCTACTTCATCGACCTGAGCAAGGTGTGGGAATCGCTGCCTGCAAATACAAAGGAGGCAGCTCGGGGGACGTTCAGCACACACACTCCGCGCCGCTACATCAAGATTCGCCCCAGCGACGTCTACCGTCCGATCGGGGAGATCCTGGCCGAGATCGAGCGAACCACGCCTCCGCAGAAGTGGCCCACGGTGATTAAGCACCCGAAGACCGGGGAAGAGATCCTCTACATCTGCGAAGCCGGTACCGAGACCATCGAGGACGAAGCCGGTCGCATTCAGGATGCCGAGTTGCTGCAGCAGCTCCTGGAGGCATCAGGCCAGCTCGACTCCGATTATGCGTCCGATTTCATCCATGCGCAGCACTACGAAGTGGGGGATATCGTGTTGTGGGACAATCGCTCTCTGGTGCATCGCGCCAAACACGGGACGGTCTCGGGCACCCTGACGACGTACCGTCTGACCATGCTGGACGGCCTCGAGGCGCCGGGATTCGCGGCATGAGCGCGGTAGCCGCGACACTGTCGGTACAGACCGGGCTGCCTTCGGCGGGCATGGCACCGATGTCCGAGGCGCTGCTCAGCAGAGTCCTGGAACCGTATTCGTACAAGGGATGCCGCTACCTCAACGATGCCGAATACGGAATCACTTCTGACGCGGTGCACGCGCAGGGAAATTTCTCGATCGACGAGTCCGCCTACATCCGCAGCACCGGCCACTTCAACGCGGTGGAGCTGGTGCTGTGTTTCAACCAGTTGGCCTATAGCGCCTTCGCGCAGGGGGTTATCAACGACGATATCTGGGCATTCCGGGGCTGGTCGATCGATGACTATTGCGAGAACCAGCTCTCCGGCATGTTGATCAAGAGCACATCGTCGCGGTTTCGCAGGCTGGTCAATCCACGGCAGTTCTCCGCGCGCCTGCAGGCACGGGACTTCCATATCGTCGACCGGTCGTGGCGCTACCTCCAGTTCCACAGCACCATCGAATTCTGGGACCAGAACGGTGGATCCGCGGCCGGAGAGTTCGACATCGCGGTTCTCAACATTCCGTAGCCCTCTGACAGGAAGCCATCCCCACCGTCATGTCCCAGTCACCGCCGCCCACCGTGTGGGAACGGATCGTCGAGCAGGCTCACTCGCGGCCCGAGTCAATTGCTTTGTGCCGCAGCGATGGCAGTGGTGTCATCAGTTACGGCGAGCTGATCGGTGCTGCCGAAGCCCTTGCGGAGAGCCTTCGCGCCCACTCGGTCAACCAAGGTTCTCGTGTCGTGATCCTCTCCGACAACGGGCCCCAGACATACCTGTCGGTGTTGGCCTGTGCGCGACTCGGGGCTATCGCGGTCATGGTCGACGACGCCCTCCCGGCGGCGACCGTCGCGCGGTTCTGCGAGGTAACCGATCCCGCTGCGATCATCGCGGGTGGCGACGCCGAAGTTCGGGCCTCGGGTGGCGAAACGGATGACCTGACAGCGCACCTCGGCAGCGGGGCCGACGACGCACTCGCCATGATCTTCACCAGCGGAACCACCGGTGAACCGAAGGCCGTGCTGCTGCCCAACCGGACGTTCTTCGCCATCCCGGACATCCTGCGTACACACGCACTGGGCTGGATTGATTGGGTGGCGGGGGAGACGACCTATTCGCCACTGCCCGCGACACACATCGGTGGACTGTGGTGGATTCTCAACGGGCTGATGCACGGCGCTTCGTGCGTCACCGGGGGTGAGGGCGGGGCCTCGCTGCTGGAATTGCTCGTCGACAATGGTGTGGCCACCGCATGTCTGGTGCCGACCCTGCTGACCAGACTTGTGTCGGAACTCAAGCTCACCGGTGGCGATATTCCCGCATTGCGCTTCATCGCCTACGGCGGCTCGCGGGCGATTCCTGCCGACGTGCGATTCATCGAAGCCGCCGGAGTGCGGACGGCACAGGTCTACGGGTTGAGTGAAACAGGTTGTACCGCACTGTGTCTGCCGAGTGACGGCGAGTCGATTGCCCGGATTGAGGAAGGTGCGGTGGGGCGCCCCTACCCGGGTGTGCAGACCTTCCTCTCCGGCGAAGGGTCCGCCGGGCCGCGAGCAGGCGCGGAGTCTGCTTCCTACGGCACTTTGTGGATCAAATCGCCGGCCAACATGCTCGGCTATTGGGGCAATCCCGATCGCACCCGGGAGGTGCTGGCCGACGGCTGGGTGAACACCGGGGATCTGGTGGAACAGCGCGACGACGGGTTCTTCTACATCCGGGGCCGCTCTTCGGAAATGATCATTTCCGGCGGTGTCAACGTGATACCGGACGAGGTCGATCGAATCGCTGAAAACATCTCGGGGGTCCGTGAAGCGGCGTGCTACGAGATACCGGACGAGGAGTTCGGAGCGCGGGTGGGGTTGGCGGTAGTGTCCGCCACCGATCTCGACAGCACGGGTACGGCCGAGCTGAAGCGACGGATCGCCGCCCGATACCGGGCGGAGTCGGAGTCGATGGCCAGGCCGTCGACGATCCTCATTGTTGACGACATCCCACGGACCAAGTCCGGCAAGGTGATGCGGTCGTCATTGTCCGCCACGCTGAACAGGGCAGACACGCGTGTCTGACACCACGAGAGACCGGATTCTGGCGGCGGTGTGCGAGGTGCTGTACATCTCGGAATCCGAGCTCTTCGACGGCGACTCGACCGATCTTCGAGAACTGGGGCTGGATTCGGTCCGATTCGTGCTGCTGATGAAGAAACTGGACGTGACCCGCGGCTCGGATCTGCAGAAGCGTTTGGTTGCAGACCTTTCCGTCGCGGGGTGGACCCAGATGCTGGAGCTCGGGCAATCGGAGGGCGTCACATGACGGTCGCCGTGGAGCCGCAGGTAGACCGCGTGCCGATGAGTCGCTCCCAGCAGAACATGTACAACGGTGCGGTGCAGGCCGGCGACCCGGGGCTGTACCTGATCGGGAAGAGCTTTCGGCTTCATCCGATCGAATTATCCGCATTCCTATCAGCGCTGGAAGCGGCCGTAGCCGCCAATCCTCTACAGCTGTGCGTGCTGGAGCCCGCGCAGGAGGGTGCCGGACATCCAGAACTGGTACGACGCTTGCAGTTCAGCGACATCGCGACGGTCGCCCCGGATCAGGATGATCTGACCGCACGGACCGCGGAGCAACTGGTGATTCTGTGGTCCGATGACCTCACCACGAAACCGCTTGTGCGGTACACCGTGCGTACCGGGCCAGACGGACAGGTGGTCGGCCTGGATATTCAGGCGCATCACCTGCTGTTCGATGGGGGCGCCATCGGTGTGATCGAGGCCGATCTCGGTCGGCGACTATCGCAACCGGAAGATGGCGAACCAGCCGGTGTCGGTGAAGGATTGGCCAGGATCGTGGCGGCGCATAGTCGAGAGTCCGCCAAGGCGGCGGAATCACTGCGACGCTTCGGAGCGGCGATTCAGAGTGAACTCTCCGAGGCGGCCCGGCACCGCGGGTACGGACAAGGTTCTGGCGGCACAACGGTGGGTGCCGCCAAAGGAGTGTTGCTGGAGACCGTCACGTTATCCGGCAAGGCATTCGACGCGATTGACGCGCTCGCCGAGACCAAACAGATACCCCTGAATATTCTGGTGGCCGCGGCGGCCGTCGCGGTGGACGCGAGCTTGCGGCAGAGCGCTCAGACGCTGTTGATTCACGCGGTGGACAACAGGTTTGGCGAGCCCGGCCTGGACGTGGCCACCTGTCTGGTCAACTCCGTCGCACACCCGGTCCGGTTTCCTGTCTTTGCCTCGGTAGAGGATGTTGCGCGATCCCTGGATCGCGAGTATGTGAAGGCTTCCAGGCGACGGTGGCTCCGTGAAGAGCAATACCGCCGAATGTATCTGGCGATCAACAGGACTGCGCATGTCGAAGCGCTGACTTTCAACTTCATCCGTGAGACATGCGCGCCCGCGCTGCGCCCGTATCTCTCGGCTGCGCCCTACGTGACGGATATCGGCCCGGTAGAGGGTATGACCGTGTCCTGCGTCGCGGACGAGGACCGGCGTACTCTCACGTTGTCGATCTGGCACCGGAACGATGTGCCGAGCACAAGCGCGCACCCATGGGTTGCCGAGAGGATCGCCGCGGCATTGGGTTCGATGACGGCCATGTGGCATATGCCGATAGCCATGGCGGTCAATGAGTGGTTCGGGATCGGCCCGGACGGCGCCCGTCGCCGAGGCGATGACCCTGCGGGCCCATCCCCCGTGGCGGCACGCGCCTGGTTCCTGAACATCGAATCCGTTGCGGCACAATCTCTGCGGGGGCGGCGATTTGTCGAGCCATGGATCGCGTGGCTGATTGCCGACGATGTCGCCCCCGGCGACATCGTCGTCTGTGT
Coding sequences within:
- the scoE gene encoding (3R)-3-[(carboxymethyl)amino]fatty acid oxygenase/decarboxylase, which codes for MTLNVKGEGLGAQVTGIDPGKLDGITTEEIRELVYRHKLVVLKGVHPTPEQFIQLGRLIGEIVPYYEPVYHHQDHPEIFVSSTEEGQGVPRTGAFWHVDYMFMPKPFAFSMVLPLAVPGHDRGTYFIDLSKVWESLPANTKEAARGTFSTHTPRRYIKIRPSDVYRPIGEILAEIERTTPPQKWPTVIKHPKTGEEILYICEAGTETIEDEAGRIQDAELLQQLLEASGQLDSDYASDFIHAQHYEVGDIVLWDNRSLVHRAKHGTVSGTLTTYRLTMLDGLEAPGFAA
- a CDS encoding acyl carrier protein, with product MSDTTRDRILAAVCEVLYISESELFDGDSTDLRELGLDSVRFVLLMKKLDVTRGSDLQKRLVADLSVAGWTQMLELGQSEGVT
- a CDS encoding vWA domain-containing protein, with amino-acid sequence MTFQPVLPWWIFIVLAVVIVVLRMYTLYRVLVVVGGGSQRKVVLRWSLLTLAIVCVFAAAARPGIEPTRHVLTESNAVAAANSNVNVFFVVDRSINSRAEDYGSGQFRMAGIRADMDAIVNQYPQGRFSITSFATGARVDWPLSEDIWSLRALLKGYSAYVAEPDSVYRVQVAAAGDELKRQLELARQQYPGSSNIVFYLGEGAGASRQPVTRFDIPGDLVDGGAVLGYGTPEGGRVASQLAANGDKTYFQNAGGTGPFLSILDERSLKDIADQLHVRYVHRIQGDSIAPVIPALDPSATTREQRSVSLPGSRTEFYWVFTGIAMALMFYELFAMVREYRMSRITKVRPT
- a CDS encoding FcoT family thioesterase, giving the protein MSAVAATLSVQTGLPSAGMAPMSEALLSRVLEPYSYKGCRYLNDAEYGITSDAVHAQGNFSIDESAYIRSTGHFNAVELVLCFNQLAYSAFAQGVINDDIWAFRGWSIDDYCENQLSGMLIKSTSSRFRRLVNPRQFSARLQARDFHIVDRSWRYLQFHSTIEFWDQNGGSAAGEFDIAVLNIP
- a CDS encoding tetratricopeptide repeat protein encodes the protein MTPRAILAFVRRFFTEGPRRKVLRRKLVALSVVPALLLLGLALKLVVMVSTGYAAQSHYLGYDSYSLRDDVRLLKSWNIIDSYKAYFTEGDRYVLEGKLAEAETEFKQSLERVDPGKSCPVRINLEVVLETRGDLKSADRKRDEAKKFWEEALVVTREAPAGCFDTTSEPDGEVRKHLNETERRLLDKLKDPPATSTSPTPTTSPSPPPSPSDGGGGGGGGGNDQNGGDQNGGGTDQSGGSGQGGSDQNGEPNQQPGEPTQESQSPGQPTQAPNPIGPDRIPTNAGGGGNELHPNQGDPSEALRRSLENSTASGTDTE
- a CDS encoding AMP-binding protein, with amino-acid sequence MSQSPPPTVWERIVEQAHSRPESIALCRSDGSGVISYGELIGAAEALAESLRAHSVNQGSRVVILSDNGPQTYLSVLACARLGAIAVMVDDALPAATVARFCEVTDPAAIIAGGDAEVRASGGETDDLTAHLGSGADDALAMIFTSGTTGEPKAVLLPNRTFFAIPDILRTHALGWIDWVAGETTYSPLPATHIGGLWWILNGLMHGASCVTGGEGGASLLELLVDNGVATACLVPTLLTRLVSELKLTGGDIPALRFIAYGGSRAIPADVRFIEAAGVRTAQVYGLSETGCTALCLPSDGESIARIEEGAVGRPYPGVQTFLSGEGSAGPRAGAESASYGTLWIKSPANMLGYWGNPDRTREVLADGWVNTGDLVEQRDDGFFYIRGRSSEMIISGGVNVIPDEVDRIAENISGVREAACYEIPDEEFGARVGLAVVSATDLDSTGTAELKRRIAARYRAESESMARPSTILIVDDIPRTKSGKVMRSSLSATLNRADTRV